A single Carnobacterium alterfunditum DSM 5972 DNA region contains:
- a CDS encoding LacI family DNA-binding transcriptional regulator, with the protein MTTIKEVAKLAGVSVATVSRALNNSGYVSEAARKKVEAAVEELNFYPNEVARSLYQKKSKLIGLLLPDIANPFFPLIAKGVEDGVNQRGYSLLLGNVEDDLEKEKDYLKIFLQNNIAGVISAVQGDAKEIKKMPFVTLDRVESDRDLAVHSDDYTGGMLAAEVIADRDPKEIVIMVGPKDVPSSAMRLAGNEKVLKERHLDYQLFQTQSYKFELAEQTAHQFFETFPQADSVIASNDVYAIALMKEATKRGQRIPEEFQIIGYDDMPFSRMMYPGLSTIAQPAYEMGYKGAELLCDILEKGFVENGRIQLPVTLKIRESVRKKDKDE; encoded by the coding sequence ATGACAACGATAAAAGAAGTAGCAAAATTAGCAGGTGTATCGGTAGCTACTGTATCGAGGGCGCTAAACAATAGCGGCTACGTCAGTGAAGCAGCTCGCAAAAAAGTAGAGGCAGCCGTCGAGGAATTGAATTTTTACCCTAATGAAGTGGCACGGTCGTTGTATCAAAAAAAATCAAAATTGATTGGGCTATTGTTGCCAGATATCGCGAATCCGTTTTTTCCTTTGATCGCTAAAGGAGTAGAAGACGGTGTGAACCAACGAGGGTACAGTTTACTGTTAGGCAATGTAGAAGATGATTTAGAAAAAGAGAAAGACTACTTAAAAATTTTCTTACAAAATAACATAGCTGGTGTGATCTCTGCTGTTCAGGGAGATGCCAAAGAAATAAAAAAAATGCCATTTGTTACGTTAGACCGTGTCGAAAGCGACCGAGATCTTGCGGTCCATTCCGATGATTACACTGGCGGGATGCTCGCTGCAGAAGTTATTGCAGATAGAGATCCAAAAGAGATCGTGATCATGGTGGGACCAAAAGACGTTCCAAGTTCAGCAATGCGATTAGCTGGTAACGAAAAGGTTTTAAAAGAACGCCATTTAGACTATCAATTGTTTCAAACACAGAGTTACAAATTTGAATTAGCCGAGCAAACAGCTCACCAATTTTTTGAAACGTTTCCTCAAGCTGATAGCGTCATCGCCTCAAATGATGTGTACGCAATCGCGTTGATGAAAGAAGCCACCAAAAGAGGGCAACGTATCCCAGAAGAGTTTCAAATTATTGGCTATGATGATATGCCGTTTAGCAGAATGATGTATCCAGGCTTATCGACGATTGCTCAACCAGCCTATGAAATGGGTTATAAGGGAGCAGAATTATTATGTGATATTCTTGAAAAAGGATTCGTTGAGAATGGCCGCATCCAATTACCTGTAACATTAAAAATTAGAGAATCAGTCAGAAAGAAGGATAAAGATGAGTAA
- a CDS encoding dihydrofolate reductase family protein — MRKIMMNLAMSLDGYIANEDGSYEWIKGYEDSSLDTDNQYNYETLLEDVDIVVMGKRCYEQDMHLEFKTKTVYVATHSPIADYDNVKFYGSDIIDVIKSEQKKAGKDILLFGGGQLINTFLKADCIDEYIIGLIPIILGGGRPLFYGGHPPIELKLEEYIVDNGIVILRYVNR, encoded by the coding sequence ATGAGAAAAATCATGATGAATTTAGCGATGAGTTTAGATGGATATATCGCCAATGAAGATGGCAGCTATGAATGGATCAAAGGGTACGAAGACAGTTCATTAGATACGGACAATCAGTACAATTATGAAACGTTGTTAGAAGATGTCGATATCGTGGTAATGGGAAAAAGGTGCTATGAACAAGATATGCATCTGGAATTCAAAACGAAGACCGTTTATGTAGCCACTCATTCGCCGATCGCTGATTACGATAACGTCAAATTTTACGGCAGTGATATTATTGATGTCATCAAAAGTGAACAGAAAAAAGCAGGGAAAGATATCTTGCTTTTTGGCGGTGGTCAGTTGATCAATACCTTTTTAAAAGCGGATTGTATTGATGAGTATATCATCGGATTGATCCCAATCATTCTAGGAGGCGGGCGGCCGCTGTTCTATGGTGGGCATCCGCCAATTGAGTTGAAGTTGGAAGAATATATTGTCGATAATGGGATCGTCATCCTAAGGTATGTGAACCGCTAA
- a CDS encoding VOC family protein produces the protein MQKIVTHLWYDKEALEAAEFYIKLFDHSSIDSVVTLNDTPSDTPSGSAESIVFTLAGQTFMSISAGPTFKLNPSVSLQVICNTLAEVNHLWKQLSKNGSILMPLDTYPFSEKYGWTEDKYGLSWQIIYLPDQLISQKITPTMLFTGEQYGKAEEAIEFYTSVFANAAIDGLSYYSEDDEQGQGGKVMHGMFNLEGQNFVAMDSVIDHGFTFTEAISFLVNCDTQEEIDYFWEKLSFVPEAEQCGWLKDKYGFSWQISPTIMNDMMNTTDRVQLDRVTQAFLPMKKINIAELKKAYEGQLEKE, from the coding sequence ATGCAAAAAATTGTTACACATCTTTGGTATGATAAAGAAGCTCTTGAAGCTGCGGAATTTTATATAAAGTTATTTGATCATTCTTCTATCGACAGCGTAGTAACCCTTAATGACACCCCCTCTGATACGCCTTCTGGATCTGCAGAAAGTATCGTGTTCACTCTGGCAGGCCAAACTTTTATGTCCATTTCTGCTGGTCCAACTTTTAAGTTAAATCCATCTGTTTCGCTGCAAGTCATTTGTAACACTTTGGCAGAAGTAAATCATTTATGGAAACAACTATCCAAAAATGGTTCAATTCTCATGCCACTAGATACTTATCCATTTAGTGAGAAATATGGTTGGACAGAAGATAAGTATGGCCTTTCTTGGCAAATTATATATTTGCCAGATCAATTGATTTCGCAAAAAATTACGCCAACTATGTTATTTACAGGTGAACAGTATGGCAAAGCAGAAGAGGCGATAGAATTTTATACTTCGGTCTTTGCGAATGCCGCCATCGACGGGTTGAGTTATTACAGCGAGGATGATGAACAAGGTCAGGGTGGAAAAGTAATGCACGGAATGTTCAATTTAGAAGGTCAAAATTTTGTAGCGATGGATAGTGTCATTGATCATGGGTTTACGTTTACTGAAGCCATTTCATTTTTAGTGAATTGCGATACGCAAGAAGAAATTGATTACTTTTGGGAAAAATTATCTTTTGTACCAGAAGCTGAGCAATGTGGCTGGTTGAAAGATAAGTACGGATTTTCATGGCAAATTTCGCCTACGATCATGAATGACATGATGAATACGACAGACCGAGTACAATTGGATCGTGTGACACAAGCCTTTCTTCCAATGAAAAAAATTAATATCGCTGAATTGAAAAAAGCTTACGAAGGGCAGCTTGAAAAGGAGTAA
- a CDS encoding VOC family protein — translation MQKIIPHFWFDQEAIKAAEFYSSLFDIHSLNTHVTIYDIPSGAAETVKFILAGQSFMAISAESSFKFTPAVSFQVFCDTAKEAEYLWKELSDGGNILMPLGANAFSDKYGWTEDKYGLSWQILYLPNQFITQKIVPTLLFSDEQCGKAKEAMTFYTSVFFNSTIDVLHYYGEDDEQNQAGTVMYGLFELEGLFFVAMDGGAAHDFTFNEAISFMIYCDTQEEIDHYWEKLSTVPESEHYGWLKDKYGVSWQIIPTIIKDMMATKNPEQLKRVTEAFLKMKKLDIAELKRIYEG, via the coding sequence ATGCAAAAAATTATTCCGCATTTCTGGTTCGATCAAGAAGCAATAAAAGCAGCCGAATTCTACTCGTCATTATTTGACATTCATTCGCTCAACACTCATGTGACTATTTATGATATTCCTTCAGGAGCAGCAGAAACCGTCAAATTTATATTAGCTGGCCAATCGTTTATGGCTATTTCTGCCGAATCTTCCTTTAAGTTTACACCAGCTGTTTCTTTTCAAGTCTTTTGCGATACTGCAAAGGAAGCAGAATATTTATGGAAAGAACTATCTGACGGAGGCAACATTTTGATGCCACTCGGTGCCAACGCATTTAGTGATAAATACGGTTGGACAGAAGATAAGTACGGTCTTTCTTGGCAAATTTTATATCTACCTAATCAATTCATTACGCAAAAAATTGTCCCGACCTTGCTCTTTTCCGATGAACAGTGCGGCAAAGCAAAAGAAGCAATGACGTTTTATACTTCGGTATTTTTCAATTCAACAATTGATGTCCTTCATTATTATGGTGAGGATGATGAACAGAATCAAGCTGGCACAGTTATGTATGGGTTGTTTGAGCTAGAAGGACTATTTTTTGTAGCGATGGATGGCGGGGCAGCACACGACTTTACATTTAACGAAGCTATTTCCTTTATGATCTATTGCGATACGCAAGAGGAAATCGACCACTATTGGGAAAAATTATCTACTGTACCTGAATCAGAACATTACGGCTGGTTAAAAGATAAATATGGCGTGTCTTGGCAAATTATTCCTACGATCATAAAAGATATGATGGCAACAAAAAATCCTGAGCAACTAAAGCGAGTAACAGAAGCCTTCCTTAAAATGAAAAAGCTTGATATTGCCGAATTGAAAAGAATCTATGAAGGGTAA
- a CDS encoding competence protein ComK, which yields MKEDFERDQQHGYYNNWRKSYYQFNEKSHINHFPSHLSEVYESNYYYKTTLIRKPISPLLITDKTISALLGISFEQSHILVNSKTFYIKDIRDVKDTPFNTIVFQLGALPLKTKEDSRTIMNRYFNKGPLNYQIIQYIGKSLGYHHRCPFVSGYEIFVPEKGSSNGSTSWYGLHHILDSVEDKKANHIQVYFREGHELQLNVSARSFNEQLERSVNLSILQQMVIDELVGLLHYTRTPYFTEELNIVQRRLKASTFTSTFHSIEKVLNFMSNYRVNEILETVFGVGNPYIDEIRRDFTLTLKNKPSSFNE from the coding sequence ATGAAAGAAGATTTTGAACGTGATCAGCAGCACGGTTATTACAATAACTGGCGAAAGAGCTATTATCAATTTAATGAGAAATCACACATTAACCATTTTCCTTCTCATTTAAGCGAAGTTTATGAATCGAATTACTATTATAAAACGACTCTTATTCGAAAACCGATCAGCCCTTTATTGATCACGGATAAAACGATTTCTGCTCTGCTTGGGATTAGTTTTGAACAATCCCATATTCTGGTAAATTCAAAAACCTTTTACATCAAAGATATCCGTGATGTAAAGGATACACCTTTTAACACGATTGTTTTTCAATTAGGTGCATTGCCGCTGAAGACAAAAGAAGATTCTCGTACCATCATGAACCGTTACTTCAACAAAGGACCCTTAAATTATCAAATCATTCAATACATTGGGAAAAGTCTAGGGTATCATCACCGTTGCCCTTTTGTTTCAGGTTATGAAATATTTGTACCTGAAAAAGGTTCCTCTAACGGTTCAACAAGTTGGTATGGGCTCCATCATATCCTAGATAGTGTGGAAGATAAAAAAGCGAACCATATCCAGGTTTATTTTCGCGAAGGGCATGAATTGCAGCTGAACGTTTCCGCTCGCAGCTTTAATGAGCAATTAGAGCGTTCGGTCAATCTTTCCATTCTTCAGCAAATGGTGATCGACGAGCTAGTTGGGTTGTTACACTACACCCGTACGCCTTACTTTACCGAAGAACTAAATATTGTCCAAAGACGGCTAAAGGCTTCTACTTTCACTTCAACATTCCACTCAATAGAAAAAGTTCTGAATTTCATGTCAAACTATCGCGTAAACGAGATACTTGAAACAGTTTTTGGGGTAGGGAATCCTTATATCGACGAGATCAGAAGAGATTTTACCCTGACCTTGAAAAATAAACCATCCTCTTTTAATGAATAA
- a CDS encoding sigma-70 family RNA polymerase sigma factor yields MIRTLSEDKEKAFFEQHSKIVHGALKKLNVNWKHADYDDFVQQGLLKLVEAYETFPEDLEQEEFLYQFTGFAYTKVRWHILDLLRKQKRKWDREMPWPEELESNQPDTQLPFEQAYQEMDLLKEMLPLLTKNEQSYLLDAVVNQLSVTEIAEKQGVSRKTVYQWKKRVSEKLNHFLLILKN; encoded by the coding sequence ATGATAAGAACATTGAGCGAAGACAAAGAAAAAGCCTTTTTTGAGCAACATTCAAAAATCGTCCATGGAGCATTGAAGAAATTAAACGTAAACTGGAAACATGCAGACTACGATGATTTTGTGCAACAAGGATTGTTAAAACTAGTAGAAGCTTATGAAACATTTCCAGAAGACCTAGAACAAGAAGAATTTTTGTATCAATTTACTGGTTTTGCGTACACAAAGGTCCGCTGGCATATACTTGATTTGTTAAGAAAACAGAAGCGGAAATGGGATCGTGAAATGCCTTGGCCAGAAGAACTAGAGTCCAATCAGCCAGACACGCAATTGCCATTCGAACAAGCTTATCAAGAGATGGATCTATTGAAAGAGATGCTGCCGCTTTTAACTAAAAATGAACAATCCTATTTATTAGATGCAGTGGTCAATCAGTTATCGGTTACCGAAATTGCTGAAAAGCAAGGAGTGAGCCGTAAAACGGTTTACCAATGGAAAAAAAGAGTATCCGAAAAATTAAACCATTTTTTGCTTATTTTAAAAAATTAA